The proteins below come from a single Gimesia alba genomic window:
- a CDS encoding arylsulfatase, which yields MTFCKSICLLSYLLVSLTFCHLAADANAAKHTNVILIMTDDQGGWDYGFMGNKHLNTPNLDAMAAGGARLSRFYVSPVCTPTRANLMTGRYNYRTRAIDTYIGRAMMEPEETTIAEVLAPAGYKTGIFGKWHLGDSYPMRPQDQGFQEVLVHRGGGIGQPSDPPEGVGKYTDPVLFHNGEQKQMKGYCTDIYFDHAMKFIEQNEALDKPTFIYLATNAPHGPFHDVPEDLRQKYKAMDLNDAYGFDLNKRRKNEKLFDNTSRIFSMIENIDQNIGKLFQHLKKIGAYDNTLVLFLNDNGPNGPRFVGAHRGMKGRVNEGGIRSVLLAHWPAQLKAGTVNNRIAAHYDVFPTILAATGVDKPEALKLDGVNVLPLLKNQAESWPERALFLQWHRGDEPTPRTNAAVVTQNYKMTFSKENEPGKLFDLTKDPAESKDLADKKAKLAKKLTRQYNNWFADVSSTRPDNYAPPRIHVGNPKEPTTVLTRQDWRYSGPKGKGWTRDARGNWLVTVEQAGSYDIKVQFQKQEDRVTTELTVQLGDDQFQAKVPADQSEYVFKNVSLHQGKQTVDVKVAEGSIERGPMMVYLTKNK from the coding sequence ATGACATTCTGCAAATCAATCTGCCTGCTGAGTTACCTTCTCGTTTCACTGACCTTCTGCCATCTGGCCGCGGATGCCAATGCCGCCAAACATACCAACGTGATTCTGATCATGACCGACGATCAGGGGGGCTGGGATTATGGTTTCATGGGAAACAAGCATCTGAATACGCCCAACCTGGACGCCATGGCGGCAGGAGGGGCTCGCTTGAGTCGATTTTATGTGAGTCCCGTTTGTACTCCAACGCGCGCCAATCTGATGACGGGCCGCTATAACTATCGCACGCGTGCCATCGATACTTACATTGGCCGGGCGATGATGGAACCGGAAGAGACTACGATTGCAGAAGTCTTAGCACCCGCCGGCTATAAGACCGGGATTTTCGGAAAATGGCATCTGGGCGATTCCTATCCGATGCGACCTCAGGATCAGGGGTTTCAGGAAGTGCTTGTGCATCGAGGCGGCGGCATCGGGCAGCCCAGTGATCCACCGGAAGGGGTCGGCAAATATACGGACCCAGTTCTGTTTCACAATGGCGAACAAAAGCAGATGAAAGGTTATTGCACCGATATTTATTTTGATCACGCGATGAAATTCATCGAACAAAATGAAGCACTGGACAAACCCACGTTTATTTATCTCGCCACCAACGCGCCGCATGGCCCCTTTCATGATGTGCCGGAAGATTTGCGTCAAAAATATAAAGCCATGGATCTGAATGATGCCTACGGTTTTGACTTGAACAAAAGGCGAAAGAACGAGAAGCTGTTTGACAATACCTCTCGCATCTTTTCGATGATTGAGAACATTGATCAGAATATCGGAAAACTGTTTCAGCATTTGAAAAAAATCGGCGCCTATGACAATACGCTGGTTCTGTTTCTGAATGATAATGGCCCTAATGGCCCTCGGTTTGTAGGCGCTCATCGTGGCATGAAGGGACGTGTGAACGAAGGCGGGATTCGGTCTGTCCTGCTGGCACACTGGCCCGCACAACTCAAAGCAGGCACCGTCAACAATCGGATCGCTGCCCACTATGATGTCTTTCCAACGATTCTGGCTGCGACAGGCGTCGACAAGCCAGAGGCTTTGAAACTGGATGGCGTGAATGTCCTGCCGTTATTAAAGAATCAGGCAGAGAGCTGGCCGGAACGCGCGCTGTTTCTGCAATGGCATCGCGGCGATGAACCGACGCCACGCACCAACGCCGCGGTGGTCACACAAAATTATAAGATGACATTTTCAAAAGAGAACGAACCGGGCAAACTGTTTGACCTGACGAAAGATCCGGCGGAGAGTAAAGATCTTGCCGACAAAAAAGCGAAGCTGGCAAAGAAGTTGACGCGTCAATATAACAACTGGTTTGCCGACGTCAGTTCGACGCGACCCGATAATTACGCACCACCACGAATTCATGTGGGCAATCCCAAAGAGCCGACCACCGTATTGACGCGTCAGGACTGGCGGTATTCAGGTCCTAAGGGGAAGGGCTGGACGCGTGATGCACGCGGCAATTGGCTGGTGACCGTGGAGCAAGCGGGTTCGTACGACATTAAAGTTCAATTTCAGAAACAGGAAGATCGGGTCACGACTGAATTGACGGTTCAGCTGGGAGATGATCAGTTCCAGGCGAAGGTTCCCGCAGACCAGTCAGAATACGTCTTCAAAAATGTCTCCCTGCATCAGGGGAAACAGACCGTCGATGTGAAAGTGGCTGAAGGCAGCATCGAGCGAGGGCCGATGATGGTTTATCTTACGAAAAACAAATAG
- a CDS encoding Gfo/Idh/MocA family protein, translated as MQQNSNFSRREFLKSTTAGAAAISTGIWTGFAPAASKSANGKLNIACIGTANRAAADVEGVKGENIVALVDVDSNYLDRAGANFPGARRYADYREMLESEDGKIDAVVIGTTDHHHAPASIRAIRKGLHVYCEKPLTHTVQEARIIAEEAKKQGVATQLGTQIHAGDNYRRVVEIVQSGVLGDVNEVHVWVGKGWGGDDLPAKTQEPPKNLNWDLWLGPAPVRPYAAGRYHPAQWRRWWQFGQGTLGDMACHYMDLPFWALDLRHPTHCEAEGPEVHPEACPHGLTVRYQFPKRGDLVPVKLTWYDGNMIPKKVAGQRVPGSGVMFVGTEGTMFANYGSYKLFPKEKFANFTPPEQSIPKSIGHHAEWIKACKDGSPTTCNFDYSGALTEAVLLGNVAYRSKSPLEWDAANLKATNCPTADQYISKEYRDGWEVA; from the coding sequence ATGCAACAGAATTCAAATTTCAGCCGACGTGAGTTTCTTAAATCGACGACTGCCGGTGCAGCCGCAATCTCTACCGGGATCTGGACCGGCTTTGCTCCTGCTGCTTCCAAGTCTGCCAATGGAAAATTGAACATTGCCTGTATCGGAACGGCCAACCGCGCTGCGGCAGATGTGGAAGGAGTGAAAGGTGAAAATATCGTCGCACTCGTCGATGTCGACAGCAATTATCTTGATCGTGCCGGAGCGAATTTCCCGGGGGCTCGTCGTTATGCTGATTACCGCGAGATGCTGGAAAGCGAAGATGGAAAAATTGATGCCGTCGTGATTGGAACGACCGACCATCATCACGCCCCGGCGTCGATTCGTGCGATTCGTAAAGGGCTGCATGTGTACTGTGAAAAACCACTGACGCATACCGTTCAGGAAGCACGCATCATTGCAGAGGAAGCGAAAAAGCAAGGCGTTGCGACTCAGTTGGGAACTCAGATTCACGCCGGCGACAATTACCGTCGTGTCGTGGAAATCGTTCAGTCTGGTGTGCTGGGTGATGTCAATGAAGTTCATGTCTGGGTTGGAAAAGGCTGGGGAGGCGACGACCTGCCCGCAAAGACTCAGGAACCTCCCAAGAATTTGAACTGGGATCTGTGGCTTGGCCCTGCACCGGTTCGGCCTTACGCCGCGGGTCGTTATCATCCCGCGCAATGGCGTCGCTGGTGGCAGTTCGGTCAGGGAACATTGGGTGATATGGCGTGCCATTATATGGATCTGCCGTTCTGGGCGTTGGATCTGCGTCATCCCACACACTGTGAAGCAGAAGGTCCGGAAGTGCATCCGGAAGCCTGTCCGCACGGTTTGACTGTACGGTATCAGTTCCCCAAACGGGGCGATCTGGTTCCGGTCAAACTGACCTGGTACGACGGGAACATGATTCCCAAGAAAGTCGCCGGCCAGCGCGTTCCCGGCAGTGGTGTGATGTTCGTGGGAACGGAAGGCACTATGTTTGCCAATTACGGCAGCTACAAACTGTTCCCGAAGGAAAAGTTTGCCAACTTCACGCCACCCGAGCAATCGATTCCCAAATCGATCGGCCATCACGCTGAGTGGATCAAGGCCTGCAAAGATGGTTCACCAACCACCTGCAACTTTGATTACTCAGGAGCGTTGACCGAAGCCGTCTTGCTGGGCAATGTGGCCTACCGTTCGAAGTCACCCCTGGAATGGGATGCTGCGAATCTGAAAGCCACTAACTGTCCCACAGCCGACCAGTACATCTCGAAAGAGTACCGTGACGGCTGGGAAGTGGCTTAG
- a CDS encoding glutamine synthetase family protein codes for MQQEALKKQLAEQNVELIRAIYVGPDGITRGKAFRPGSLDEILESGLGLTQAQASVTVFDHLPPESEFQPVGEVRIRPDIETFQVLPYLPGHARMLSDIETIDGQPWELCPRGLLKTFLNQLSDKGMVIRAAFENEFTIFIDVNGEWQPLDQLNCFSSAAMDLASPYILPIISALEKQGVMVEKYYPEAGHGQHEIPVRHQPGLQAADQQVVFRETVRGTAQANDFRISFMPKASPETAGNGCHIHFSLWDSRCEQNLFYDDAGEYGLSQTARHFMAGILNHLPALMAFTAPTTNSYSRFVERCWSSCYVCWGPDNREATVRAASGFRGHESATVNLEYKPSDPTCNPYLALSSLICAGLDGIEKELNPGEPVLTDPALLSPQERETLGLTRYPIDLDAALTALEQDEVLRTGLGIRRVSDYVTMKQAEIEMIDSLGKAAEQQAYLFRY; via the coding sequence ATGCAGCAGGAAGCTTTGAAGAAACAACTAGCCGAACAGAACGTAGAGCTGATCCGTGCCATTTATGTCGGCCCCGACGGGATTACTCGCGGCAAAGCGTTCCGACCAGGCAGCCTCGATGAAATTCTGGAATCCGGACTGGGGCTGACCCAGGCACAGGCTTCAGTAACCGTGTTCGACCATCTGCCCCCGGAAAGTGAATTTCAACCAGTGGGGGAAGTACGGATTCGTCCTGACATTGAAACCTTTCAGGTATTGCCCTATCTACCGGGGCACGCCAGAATGCTTTCCGATATCGAAACGATTGATGGGCAACCCTGGGAACTCTGTCCGCGGGGCCTGCTCAAGACATTCCTGAATCAACTCTCAGACAAAGGAATGGTGATTCGCGCTGCCTTTGAAAATGAATTTACCATTTTCATCGATGTGAATGGGGAATGGCAACCACTGGACCAGTTGAACTGTTTCAGTTCTGCTGCCATGGATCTGGCCAGCCCCTATATTTTACCCATCATTTCCGCCTTGGAAAAACAGGGCGTAATGGTCGAAAAATATTATCCGGAAGCGGGTCATGGACAGCATGAAATTCCCGTCCGTCATCAGCCTGGTTTGCAAGCCGCAGACCAGCAGGTTGTGTTCCGGGAAACAGTTCGCGGCACAGCGCAGGCGAACGACTTTCGTATTTCCTTTATGCCCAAGGCATCTCCGGAAACCGCCGGAAATGGATGCCATATCCATTTCAGTTTGTGGGATTCCCGCTGTGAACAAAACTTGTTTTATGATGACGCGGGGGAGTATGGTCTTTCCCAGACCGCTCGTCATTTCATGGCGGGCATCTTGAATCACCTGCCCGCGCTGATGGCGTTTACCGCACCGACAACCAATTCGTACAGCCGATTTGTCGAGCGGTGCTGGAGCTCGTGCTACGTCTGCTGGGGCCCCGATAATCGTGAAGCAACTGTCCGTGCGGCGTCTGGCTTTAGAGGGCACGAATCTGCCACCGTCAATCTGGAGTACAAACCCTCTGATCCGACCTGTAACCCCTACCTGGCACTCTCCAGTCTCATCTGCGCGGGCCTGGATGGAATCGAGAAAGAGTTAAATCCGGGAGAACCGGTTTTAACTGATCCCGCTTTATTATCGCCACAAGAACGAGAGACGCTTGGTTTGACCAGGTATCCGATTGATCTCGACGCTGCCCTCACAGCACTGGAACAGGATGAGGTACTACGCACCGGATTGGGCATACGTCGCGTTTCCGACTATGTCACCATGAAACAGGCGGAAATTGAAATGATCGATTCTCTGGGCAAAGCTGCTGAACAGCAGGCGTATCTATTCCGTTATTGA
- a CDS encoding leucine-rich repeat domain-containing protein, producing the protein MKLFREPLILVLLLSFFVGCASEKPAEKQTSSEKTPEETKPQATAKASVPEAEVQLAESLKGLGAKLKQDKDGYVIEVDFRSVKIDDAALKDIAGLSRLRSLLLNETAITDAALEPVGKVATLQNLDLRNCSLNNKAISYLTGLAKLKALRLSGNSDIDDDAMADINQLTNLKALMLDFLWVSGDGISQLKDLNNLEELYLAKTLVDDEGLASLSQFPKLKKTRLSQNQISDEGLKALTKIPQLEELDLSENSLLSDTGMKHLSGLGELKKLNLWRVGLTDAGVEPLQGLTKLEWLNLDNTRLTNAGLKYLKDMQQLEFLHLGSTAVSDAGLPDLEGLTSLKDLKLTRTAVTEKGVAELKKKLPNTEIQLKYIEGQ; encoded by the coding sequence ATGAAACTGTTTCGGGAACCTCTGATTCTCGTTTTGCTGCTCTCATTTTTTGTCGGTTGTGCTTCGGAAAAGCCGGCAGAAAAGCAAACCAGTTCGGAAAAGACACCTGAGGAAACGAAACCCCAGGCAACGGCGAAAGCATCTGTTCCGGAAGCAGAAGTTCAATTGGCAGAATCATTAAAAGGACTGGGAGCCAAACTGAAACAGGATAAAGACGGCTATGTCATCGAAGTCGATTTCCGGAGTGTGAAAATCGATGATGCAGCCCTTAAAGATATCGCCGGTCTATCACGCCTGCGATCGCTGCTCTTAAATGAAACAGCGATTACCGACGCTGCTCTGGAACCGGTTGGAAAAGTCGCCACCCTGCAAAATCTGGATTTGCGCAACTGCTCATTAAATAATAAAGCGATCTCGTATCTGACGGGTCTTGCGAAGCTCAAAGCACTGCGGCTCTCCGGTAATTCCGATATCGACGACGATGCGATGGCGGATATCAATCAACTGACAAACCTCAAAGCGTTAATGCTCGATTTCCTCTGGGTCAGCGGCGATGGGATTTCTCAATTGAAAGATCTGAACAATCTGGAAGAGCTTTATCTGGCCAAGACACTCGTCGATGACGAAGGGCTGGCCTCGTTAAGCCAGTTTCCCAAGCTGAAGAAAACACGTCTCTCACAGAATCAGATTTCTGACGAGGGATTGAAAGCACTGACTAAAATTCCACAACTCGAAGAACTGGACCTCAGTGAAAACAGCTTGCTGTCTGATACAGGCATGAAGCATCTCTCCGGCCTGGGTGAGTTGAAGAAGCTCAACCTGTGGCGCGTCGGTCTGACCGATGCCGGCGTGGAACCATTACAGGGCTTAACAAAGCTGGAGTGGCTCAATCTGGACAATACACGTCTAACGAATGCCGGCCTCAAATACCTGAAAGATATGCAGCAACTGGAGTTCCTGCACCTGGGCTCGACCGCCGTCTCCGACGCCGGTTTGCCTGATCTGGAAGGCCTGACGAGTCTCAAAGATCTGAAACTGACGCGCACCGCGGTCACGGAAAAAGGTGTTGCAGAGCTGAAAAAGAAGCTACCCAATACAGAAATTCAACTGAAGTACATCGAAGGCCAATAA
- a CDS encoding sulfatase family protein, whose product MPSTRFNCLILYSIALFLAPLPALQAAEQQPNILYIMSDDHAAHAIGAYGSRLAAVNPTPTLDRLASEGMLLKNVFCTNSICTPSRATLMTGQYSHVNGVTTLNGAIGPEQQHLARLMKSAGYETAMVGKWHLKKEPAAFDFYTVLPGQGSYFNPVFRVRGPKPWPKNEFRVSRYDSKHSSDAITDISLKWLKNRNQKNKPFFLMHHFKAPHDNFENAERYDWLYQDVTIPEPESLWQRKNHGPLNKALYGTSVGQRNQRRNMGHHMFVDPGLSSEEYTREAYQRYLKKFLRCVRGVDDNVKRLLEHLEETGELDNTIIVYTADQGFMLGEHDYIDKRWMYEESLRMPFIVRYPKWIKANSKDETIINNVNFAPTLLDMAGVKKPEFMQGRSFLPILKGEGTPADWPEATYYRYWMHMAHHDNPAHYGIRTKDYKLIFFYGLPLDAPGAVKPPTPPHWELYDLQKDPHEMQNVIADPAYAPVVKKLKQQLKQLKQQVGDTDERYPELKARLNAS is encoded by the coding sequence ATGCCATCTACGCGCTTCAACTGTCTGATCCTGTACAGCATTGCTCTATTCCTGGCTCCCCTGCCCGCTCTGCAGGCAGCCGAGCAGCAACCCAATATTTTATACATCATGTCAGACGACCACGCCGCGCATGCCATTGGTGCCTATGGAAGCCGTCTGGCTGCGGTTAATCCGACACCCACGTTGGATCGTCTGGCCAGCGAAGGGATGTTGCTCAAGAATGTCTTCTGCACTAATTCCATCTGTACGCCCAGCCGAGCCACGTTGATGACGGGACAGTACTCGCACGTGAATGGTGTCACAACACTCAATGGCGCGATTGGCCCTGAACAGCAGCATCTGGCGCGACTCATGAAGTCCGCCGGTTATGAAACAGCCATGGTGGGTAAATGGCATCTCAAAAAAGAGCCGGCTGCGTTTGACTTTTATACAGTGCTCCCCGGACAGGGAAGTTATTTCAATCCCGTGTTCCGCGTACGTGGTCCTAAACCCTGGCCGAAAAATGAATTTCGCGTCAGCCGGTATGACTCCAAACATTCCTCCGACGCGATCACGGACATTTCACTGAAGTGGCTCAAAAATCGAAATCAGAAAAACAAACCGTTCTTTCTGATGCATCACTTCAAGGCTCCCCATGACAACTTTGAAAATGCAGAACGCTACGACTGGCTGTATCAGGATGTAACCATCCCGGAACCCGAATCGCTCTGGCAGCGCAAAAATCATGGTCCGTTAAACAAGGCTCTCTATGGTACATCGGTCGGGCAGCGCAACCAGCGACGCAACATGGGCCATCACATGTTTGTAGACCCGGGACTTTCGAGTGAGGAATATACTCGTGAAGCGTATCAGCGTTATCTGAAAAAGTTTCTGCGTTGTGTCCGTGGCGTCGACGACAATGTGAAACGGCTGCTGGAGCATCTGGAAGAAACGGGCGAACTCGATAACACCATCATCGTCTACACGGCCGATCAGGGTTTCATGCTGGGCGAACACGACTACATCGATAAACGCTGGATGTATGAAGAATCGCTGCGGATGCCGTTCATTGTTCGTTATCCGAAATGGATCAAAGCCAATTCGAAAGACGAAACCATCATCAACAATGTCAACTTTGCTCCGACCTTGCTCGATATGGCGGGAGTCAAGAAACCGGAATTCATGCAGGGACGCTCTTTTTTACCCATTCTGAAAGGAGAAGGAACTCCCGCCGACTGGCCTGAGGCAACGTACTATCGCTACTGGATGCATATGGCCCATCACGATAATCCCGCTCATTATGGCATCCGGACGAAAGACTATAAGTTAATCTTTTTCTACGGGCTTCCGCTGGATGCGCCGGGTGCCGTGAAACCCCCTACGCCTCCGCACTGGGAACTTTACGACTTGCAGAAAGATCCCCACGAAATGCAAAACGTCATCGCCGATCCCGCTTATGCGCCCGTTGTGAAGAAACTGAAACAGCAGTTAAAACAGCTCAAACAACAGGTGGGTGACACCGACGAACGCTATCCGGAATTGAAAGCACGCCTGAACGCGTCATAA
- a CDS encoding HD domain-containing phosphohydrolase has translation MIRSALDSPSTENKKTFLDRNGFEQCCIAIIDDESINIDMIKYYLEMEGFSNLISTDKSASAFSMIQSEKPDLVLSDIKMPDVSGLDLLAQIRGHQEFATTPVIILTATSDNETKISALKQGATDLLAKPIHHGELIARIRNVLNVKIYQDQLKANSETLEEAVRQRTAELEASRLSVIQCLARAAEFRDDDTGQHVIRVGKYARIIGAELGLSERELCLLEPAAQLHDVGKIGVEDSILLKPGKLTPEEYDEMKRHCGFGKKIVDCLPEREAQLIRMHTEMGAKIMDIPDSPILNLAKIIAMTHHERWDGSGYPLGLSGEDIPLEGRITAVADVFDALMSKRSYKPAFPLAKSLEILEEGRGTQFDPSVLDAFTKRRQEIIQIQIDYAETD, from the coding sequence ATGATTCGTTCTGCTTTGGATAGCCCATCGACTGAAAATAAGAAAACGTTCCTTGATCGAAATGGATTCGAACAGTGCTGTATTGCCATTATTGATGACGAAAGTATCAATATCGACATGATCAAGTACTATCTGGAGATGGAAGGTTTCAGTAACCTGATTTCGACAGATAAGTCTGCGTCTGCATTTTCGATGATTCAGTCTGAGAAACCGGATTTAGTGTTGTCCGATATTAAAATGCCTGACGTTTCCGGTCTGGATTTGCTGGCGCAGATTCGAGGGCATCAGGAATTCGCGACGACTCCGGTGATTATTCTGACTGCGACTTCAGATAATGAAACAAAAATATCCGCACTGAAGCAAGGCGCAACCGACCTGCTGGCCAAACCCATTCATCATGGAGAGCTCATTGCCCGCATTCGCAATGTGTTAAACGTCAAAATATACCAGGACCAGCTCAAAGCGAATTCAGAAACACTCGAAGAAGCAGTGCGCCAGAGAACGGCGGAACTGGAAGCATCACGGTTGAGCGTGATTCAGTGTCTGGCACGGGCTGCAGAATTCCGAGACGACGATACAGGCCAACATGTGATTCGCGTTGGAAAATATGCGCGGATCATTGGAGCAGAGTTGGGTTTATCAGAGAGAGAACTCTGTTTGCTGGAACCGGCTGCTCAGTTGCATGATGTCGGTAAGATCGGTGTTGAAGATTCCATCCTGCTCAAACCAGGCAAGCTGACGCCTGAAGAATATGATGAGATGAAACGGCATTGTGGTTTCGGTAAAAAAATTGTTGACTGTCTTCCGGAACGAGAGGCACAATTGATCCGGATGCATACGGAGATGGGGGCAAAAATCATGGATATTCCTGATTCCCCTATTCTGAACCTGGCAAAAATTATTGCCATGACTCACCACGAACGCTGGGATGGAAGCGGGTATCCGCTGGGCTTGAGTGGCGAAGATATTCCTTTAGAAGGACGGATTACCGCAGTTGCTGATGTATTTGATGCATTGATGAGTAAGCGTTCCTACAAACCGGCATTTCCACTAGCCAAATCCCTTGAGATTCTTGAGGAAGGGCGGGGAACTCAGTTTGATCCGAGTGTACTGGATGCGTTTACAAAACGACGCCAGGAGATCATCCAGATCCAAATTGATTATGCAGAAACCGATTAA
- a CDS encoding PilZ domain-containing protein has translation MKRFTDYYQYSPQQKHLLSKALNILALVEERAKRIYADQRAHKRIDYRGLIVISVPEGFSKAIEIYSGEMVTVLGRSLSQSGISLVCPDVIPQEEIFIKLPLNSPIHTWFSSRIVRRRKVLDDFWEYGVQFLARIDV, from the coding sequence TTGAAGAGATTTACAGATTACTACCAGTATTCTCCGCAGCAAAAACATTTACTCAGCAAAGCTCTGAACATTCTCGCTCTCGTCGAAGAGCGTGCCAAGCGGATCTATGCTGACCAGCGAGCACATAAACGAATCGATTATCGCGGCTTAATCGTCATTTCGGTTCCGGAAGGCTTCTCCAAAGCGATCGAAATCTACTCCGGCGAAATGGTCACGGTGTTGGGTCGCTCGCTCTCTCAATCTGGCATCTCACTTGTATGCCCTGATGTGATTCCTCAAGAGGAAATTTTCATCAAACTTCCCTTGAACAGTCCGATCCACACCTGGTTCAGTTCCAGAATAGTACGCCGGCGAAAAGTTCTGGATGATTTCTGGGAATATGGCGTGCAATTCCTGGCGCGAATCGACGTCTGA
- a CDS encoding ATP-binding protein — protein sequence MTPTTNDLMTYSTLADLQLQNESVTPNTLISEVGVYFKCRPEVVGLLVQDDKEFYGLLSRNSYFEHMSQVLSGSVFSRRPVSKLLSRINCTALELNDTSPIVDAVRELFNRPPSELYEPLLIKCENGEYRFLDVARLVHFQCQILLEQKTIAEIANHEKSHFLANMSHEIRTPLNGIMGFTDVLRRGVGSKAEQQEYLDVIYKNGEHLLGLINDILDLSKIEAGRMEYEKRNYSPHKIISEALSTMRVQAKEKGLSLECQWTSSVPETIHTDPMRLKQILINLVGNAIKFTKQGSVKLTATLDRSQANPQFVVEVHDTGIGIDPQNLKNIFSPFTQADSSITRSFGGTGLGLTICRQIADGLGGDLTVESEVGKGSTFRLWVDAGALENVRIFKTPPTEAFMTNEQFQAETAESSCLRGIQILLVDDGKTNRDLISLVLENAHASVTCAENGEEALQEYDRGEFDLILMDMQMPLMDGYTATSTLRSRGCSLPIIALTANAMRGDRDKCLAAGCSDFLTKPINIESLLQTVVLNLPEVRPSAKTQLKQKPSCVTSEDISPIVSDLPTEIPKILVIVEDFIQRLTVKLDEMRNALKASDWSRLEDLAHWLKGTGGTAGFSCLTESALQLELSAKRKEKETATAILEELARLGQRLTAKKTETGDLQNI from the coding sequence ATGACACCAACTACAAATGACCTGATGACGTATTCCACGTTAGCCGATCTTCAGTTACAGAATGAATCTGTCACACCAAATACACTGATCTCAGAAGTTGGCGTTTACTTTAAGTGTCGGCCAGAAGTCGTGGGCTTACTGGTTCAGGATGACAAGGAGTTTTATGGACTGCTTTCCCGAAATTCCTATTTTGAGCACATGTCGCAAGTTTTAAGTGGGTCGGTTTTCTCTCGCAGACCGGTTTCAAAATTATTATCTCGTATTAATTGTACCGCTCTGGAACTCAATGATACTTCTCCCATTGTCGACGCGGTTCGGGAATTATTTAACCGTCCCCCATCAGAGCTGTATGAGCCTCTGCTCATCAAATGCGAAAACGGGGAATACCGTTTTCTGGATGTCGCGCGACTGGTGCATTTTCAGTGTCAAATTCTGCTGGAACAGAAAACCATTGCAGAGATCGCCAATCATGAGAAAAGCCATTTTCTGGCGAATATGAGCCATGAAATTCGTACGCCGTTGAACGGAATAATGGGATTCACTGATGTGTTACGACGGGGAGTGGGATCGAAAGCAGAGCAACAGGAATATCTGGATGTGATATACAAAAATGGAGAGCATCTGCTGGGCTTGATTAATGACATTCTGGATCTGTCAAAAATTGAAGCCGGCCGGATGGAGTATGAAAAACGAAACTACTCACCGCATAAAATTATTTCTGAAGCACTTTCCACGATGCGTGTGCAGGCAAAAGAGAAAGGGCTCTCGCTGGAATGTCAGTGGACCAGCAGCGTTCCGGAAACGATTCACACGGATCCAATGCGACTGAAGCAAATTCTCATTAATCTAGTTGGAAATGCGATAAAGTTTACAAAACAGGGCAGTGTGAAACTGACCGCGACTCTTGATCGAAGCCAAGCCAATCCTCAGTTTGTTGTTGAAGTGCATGACACAGGAATCGGGATAGATCCTCAGAATCTCAAGAACATCTTTTCGCCGTTTACGCAAGCCGATTCTTCCATCACGCGCAGTTTTGGTGGCACCGGTTTAGGACTGACGATCTGCCGTCAGATTGCCGACGGACTGGGGGGAGATCTAACAGTCGAAAGTGAAGTCGGTAAAGGAAGCACTTTTCGATTGTGGGTTGATGCGGGAGCACTGGAGAATGTTCGGATTTTTAAGACACCCCCTACCGAAGCGTTTATGACGAATGAACAATTTCAAGCAGAGACTGCGGAAAGTAGTTGTCTGAGAGGCATTCAGATTCTCCTGGTTGATGATGGGAAAACCAATCGTGACTTGATCTCACTAGTGTTGGAAAACGCGCATGCGTCGGTCACGTGTGCTGAAAATGGCGAAGAGGCACTGCAGGAATATGACCGCGGCGAATTTGATTTGATTTTGATGGATATGCAGATGCCGCTCATGGATGGGTACACCGCGACCAGTACATTACGTTCGCGTGGCTGTTCGCTGCCGATTATTGCATTGACGGCGAATGCCATGCGGGGAGACAGAGATAAGTGTCTGGCGGCAGGTTGCTCTGATTTCCTGACAAAACCAATTAACATCGAGAGTCTGTTGCAAACCGTCGTGCTGAATTTACCAGAGGTCAGGCCCTCAGCTAAAACGCAGCTGAAACAAAAACCAAGCTGCGTCACTTCGGAGGATATCTCGCCGATCGTTTCTGATCTGCCAACAGAGATCCCGAAGATCTTGGTCATCGTGGAAGATTTTATCCAGCGGCTGACAGTAAAACTGGATGAGATGCGGAATGCCTTGAAAGCCTCTGATTGGTCTCGACTGGAAGATCTGGCTCACTGGTTAAAAGGAACGGGAGGGACAGCCGGGTTTAGTTGTCTTACCGAGTCTGCTCTGCAATTAGAGTTGTCAGCGAAACGGAAAGAAAAAGAGACTGCAACAGCAATACTGGAAGAACTTGCGAGATTAGGACAGCGTCTCACGGCGAAGAAGACAGAGACCGGTGATTTGCAAAATATTTAG